The following are encoded in a window of Qingrenia yutianensis genomic DNA:
- a CDS encoding glycosyl hydrolase family 2 protein: MTKITGKMLENPPKKYRPVPFWSWNEKLDKTETARQIDLMDKAGLGGYFMHARGGLLTEYMGDEWFENVEIGVSEAQKRGMYAWAYDENGWPSGFGGGIVNGLGIKYQQKYLRMEEGEKQTEHTICNRDGYHFYYEINPFYVDTLDKNVVAEFIKRIYQPYYDRFGGRLEGIFTDEPQVSRKGIPWSFVLADEYFKEYGENLCDRLVHLFKKTDGYEDTRKKFWRLIAKLFSESYSKQIFEWCDKHGLKFTGHLVLEDNMRIQINANGAVMPSYEYYHIPAMDWLGRRISSPLPQIQVASAARQTGKKQVLTEVFGLCGHSVSFAELRWIVEWQTVRGVNLLCPHLEGYSLRGIRKRDYPPAMYYQQPWWGDYEMFTSAMSRIGMLLAEGGAEFDTLLIHPQTSAWITFDNGENEGLEYYQDALDKAISVLEQKHILFDLGDEIMMERHARVDGNTFIIGNQRYKTVVLPAHKDFFENTKNLLAQFEKNGGKIVRFEDIENLAENRVCDTAEITYTKREFDGFTMHYFVNSTGKEQKCKFFAGNKKFDIMTGKTEDFCGEYTFAPTDSIVLFDTGEKTEKTEEEPLENLVLNGEWEIKKADENAFVLDFCDLYIDGKSYGRVHINSVQQIACGFKKRVNVKCVFDFVCDAVPDEIFLVCETPEKFKFTVNGAEYKFCDVGNYIDISFRKSDISKHLKTGGNVIETECDFVQRDEIYENLEKSRIFESEKNKLTYDNEIEAMYLVGNFSAKARGGFEKLDKNAVRTKGEIYIDAPQKCVNLQNIEQQGFLFFAGKITLAKKFDAKNTNLKLKYTAHGINVCEVGVNGKSASKIIWHPYEADISPYVKEGANELEITITNNLRNLLGPHHLKAGESYSVGPASFFKTADLWNHFRAPEWDDNYCITETSVEFKK, encoded by the coding sequence ATGACGAAAATAACCGGCAAAATGCTTGAAAATCCTCCGAAAAAATACCGTCCCGTGCCGTTTTGGTCGTGGAACGAAAAACTTGACAAAACCGAAACCGCGCGTCAGATTGACCTTATGGACAAGGCGGGCCTCGGCGGATATTTTATGCACGCGCGCGGCGGTCTTTTGACCGAATATATGGGTGACGAATGGTTTGAAAACGTCGAAATCGGTGTGTCGGAGGCGCAAAAGCGCGGAATGTATGCGTGGGCATACGACGAAAACGGCTGGCCGAGCGGATTCGGCGGTGGAATTGTGAACGGACTGGGTATAAAATATCAGCAGAAATACCTCCGAATGGAGGAGGGCGAAAAACAGACCGAGCACACAATCTGCAACAGGGACGGCTATCATTTTTACTATGAAATAAACCCGTTCTACGTTGACACACTGGACAAAAACGTGGTTGCCGAGTTTATAAAAAGGATTTATCAGCCGTATTACGACAGGTTCGGCGGCCGTTTGGAGGGAATTTTCACCGACGAACCGCAGGTGTCGCGAAAGGGTATTCCGTGGAGTTTTGTGCTTGCGGACGAGTATTTTAAGGAATACGGCGAAAATTTGTGCGACAGGCTTGTTCATCTTTTTAAAAAGACGGACGGATATGAGGATACGCGCAAAAAGTTTTGGCGTCTTATTGCAAAGCTGTTCAGCGAGAGCTATTCAAAGCAGATTTTTGAGTGGTGCGATAAGCACGGCTTGAAATTTACGGGGCATTTGGTGCTTGAGGACAATATGCGTATTCAGATTAACGCAAACGGCGCGGTTATGCCGAGTTACGAGTATTATCACATTCCTGCAATGGATTGGCTGGGCAGACGCATTTCGTCGCCTCTTCCTCAAATTCAGGTTGCGTCGGCTGCGCGCCAGACGGGCAAAAAACAGGTGCTGACCGAGGTTTTCGGGCTGTGCGGTCACAGCGTAAGTTTTGCGGAGTTAAGATGGATTGTCGAGTGGCAGACGGTGCGCGGTGTAAATCTTTTGTGTCCGCATCTTGAAGGATATTCTCTGCGCGGAATACGCAAGCGCGACTATCCGCCGGCTATGTATTATCAACAGCCGTGGTGGGGCGATTACGAAATGTTCACCTCGGCAATGAGCAGAATAGGTATGCTTTTGGCGGAGGGCGGTGCGGAATTTGACACGCTTTTAATCCACCCCCAGACAAGCGCGTGGATTACGTTTGACAACGGTGAAAATGAGGGTTTGGAATATTATCAGGACGCACTGGATAAGGCAATTTCGGTGCTTGAACAAAAGCACATTTTGTTTGATTTGGGCGACGAAATTATGATGGAGCGTCACGCGCGCGTTGACGGCAACACCTTTATTATCGGCAATCAGCGCTACAAAACGGTGGTTTTGCCGGCGCACAAAGACTTTTTTGAAAATACGAAAAATCTTCTTGCACAGTTTGAGAAAAACGGCGGTAAAATCGTGCGTTTTGAGGACATTGAAAATTTAGCTGAAAACAGGGTGTGCGACACCGCGGAAATCACCTATACAAAGCGCGAATTTGACGGTTTTACAATGCACTATTTTGTGAACAGCACGGGCAAAGAGCAAAAGTGCAAATTCTTTGCAGGAAACAAAAAATTTGACATTATGACGGGCAAAACCGAGGATTTTTGCGGTGAATACACCTTTGCGCCGACCGACAGCATTGTGCTTTTCGATACGGGCGAAAAAACAGAAAAAACCGAGGAAGAACCGCTTGAAAACCTTGTTTTAAACGGCGAATGGGAGATAAAAAAGGCGGATGAAAACGCGTTTGTGCTCGATTTCTGCGACCTTTATATAGACGGAAAATCCTACGGCAGAGTGCATATAAATTCGGTTCAGCAAATTGCGTGCGGATTTAAAAAACGCGTAAACGTTAAGTGCGTTTTCGATTTTGTGTGCGACGCTGTTCCCGACGAAATTTTTCTTGTATGCGAAACTCCCGAAAAGTTCAAATTTACCGTCAACGGCGCGGAATACAAGTTTTGCGATGTTGGAAATTACATTGACATTTCCTTTAGAAAATCGGACATTTCAAAGCATCTTAAAACGGGCGGAAACGTTATCGAAACCGAGTGCGATTTTGTTCAGCGCGATGAAATTTACGAAAATCTTGAAAAATCGCGTATTTTTGAAAGCGAGAAAAACAAGCTTACATATGACAACGAAATCGAGGCGATGTATCTTGTCGGAAACTTTTCGGCAAAGGCGCGCGGAGGGTTTGAAAAGCTTGACAAAAACGCAGTGAGAACGAAAGGCGAAATTTACATTGACGCACCGCAAAAATGCGTGAATTTGCAGAATATCGAACAGCAGGGATTTTTGTTCTTTGCCGGAAAAATCACGCTTGCGAAAAAGTTTGACGCGAAAAATACAAATCTCAAACTTAAATACACTGCGCACGGCATAAACGTCTGCGAGGTCGGCGTTAACGGCAAAAGTGCGTCAAAAATAATCTGGCACCCGTACGAGGCGGATATTTCGCCGTATGTGAAAGAGGGTGCAAACGAGCTTGAAATAACGATTACAAACAACTTGAGAAATCTTCTCGGACCGCACCATTTAAAGGCAGGCGAGAGCTACAGCGTAGGTCCTGCGTCGTTCTTTAAAACCGCCGATTTGTGGAACCATTTCAGGGCGCCCGAATGGGACGATAATTACTGCATAACCGAAACGTCGGTTGAATTTAAAAAATAA
- a CDS encoding sensor histidine kinase produces the protein MLIGIIIAVLLILLVGITKIKGRYTLGFVTAFFSIVLLLLSLMLYITKMTVYRYFFQIEFIIYRFISNIKISFYDIKWILIIAVVIFQLAMVLVTVRDVYTARQGVTRRYFVLYAVMSLIYIFVNSTAVSEYVYIGVNKNLAFACVARRFISLYGTVYMLIFSLCPYISIMQNYFSTVLLFKKRHLKAIFAAILLLQILYVFIIRFTPLKFFMDNTDIYDYTSINLIYDETLYIYVPVIIAASLIVASYVILRFNLPEEYLFLRRRKANQKFKILFGDMRHLFHSYKNVMLSIDFLQDKAMKNFGTEKCRKALCDIKSNIDAFSAQASKFFEIYNNNLELNLTSVCLDECMDFAVGRIDFSNIKVIKSYYDDMAAVYGDFDYLQEMFYNLLANAKEVLETVPKDEKKIEIKIWFEKPWLCVSVRDNGTGIAKKDIDGIFKPFNSTKKSFKNWGLGLAYVKNVAEAHLGYIDVDSKLSEYTEFQIILPAD, from the coding sequence GTGCTTATCGGCATAATTATTGCGGTTTTGCTTATTCTTCTTGTGGGCATAACGAAAATAAAAGGCAGATATACGCTCGGATTTGTCACGGCGTTTTTCTCCATTGTTCTCCTGCTTTTGTCGCTTATGCTCTACATAACGAAAATGACGGTTTACCGCTATTTTTTTCAGATTGAGTTTATAATTTACCGTTTTATCAGCAATATAAAAATAAGTTTTTACGATATAAAATGGATTTTAATTATCGCGGTGGTGATTTTTCAGCTTGCAATGGTGCTTGTCACCGTGCGCGACGTTTACACCGCGCGCCAGGGGGTTACACGGCGGTATTTCGTGCTTTATGCGGTGATGAGCCTTATATACATTTTTGTAAATTCCACCGCCGTTTCGGAATACGTTTACATAGGCGTGAACAAAAATCTTGCATTTGCGTGCGTTGCACGGCGGTTTATTTCGCTTTACGGCACGGTGTATATGCTCATTTTTTCGCTCTGTCCCTACATTTCGATAATGCAGAATTATTTTTCTACCGTGCTTCTTTTCAAAAAACGGCATCTGAAGGCAATTTTCGCGGCGATACTGCTTTTGCAGATTTTATATGTTTTTATCATACGTTTTACACCGCTGAAATTTTTTATGGACAACACCGATATTTACGATTATACAAGCATAAATTTAATATACGACGAAACGCTGTATATCTACGTGCCGGTGATTATTGCGGCATCGCTGATTGTTGCGTCGTATGTGATACTTCGGTTCAATCTTCCCGAGGAATACCTGTTTTTACGGCGCAGAAAGGCAAATCAGAAGTTTAAAATTCTGTTCGGCGATATGCGCCATTTGTTCCACAGCTACAAAAACGTTATGCTTTCGATAGATTTTTTGCAGGACAAGGCAATGAAAAATTTCGGCACCGAAAAATGCAGAAAGGCGCTCTGCGACATCAAGAGCAATATAGACGCTTTTTCGGCACAGGCAAGCAAGTTTTTTGAAATTTACAACAATAATTTAGAGCTTAATCTGACGTCGGTCTGCCTTGACGAATGTATGGACTTTGCGGTGGGAAGAATAGATTTTTCAAATATTAAAGTTATAAAATCGTATTATGACGATATGGCGGCGGTGTACGGCGATTTTGACTATCTTCAGGAGATGTTTTACAATCTTTTGGCAAACGCGAAAGAGGTTTTGGAAACAGTGCCGAAAGACGAAAAGAAAATCGAAATTAAAATCTGGTTTGAAAAGCCGTGGCTTTGCGTGAGTGTGAGGGACAACGGCACGGGCATTGCGAAAAAGGATATAGACGGCATTTTCAAGCCGTTTAATTCTACCAAAAAGTCGTTCAAAAACTGGGGGCTGGGGCTTGCTTACGTCAAAAACGTTGCCGAGGCTCATTTGGGATATATCGACGTTGACAGCAAGCTTTCGGAATACACCGAATTTCAGATAATTCTGCCGGCGGATTAG
- a CDS encoding response regulator transcription factor produces MEKIKCMVVDDLESIREHFCTLVSECADMTLVCEAESGREAIERAKSAKPDIILMDIQLEDETAGIRATERIKEIMPDAKVIILTVHNNDKFMMDAYLAGASDYILKNDDGANILSTIRMVYKNDFFLGPLLAKKLKESLTLARNREESLLFFINNYSRLTDAEKRITKHLYAGKKRREIAEAEFVSMETVKTHISHILKKLGFHSAAELTAFLKKIKIFDEFDV; encoded by the coding sequence ATGGAAAAAATAAAATGTATGGTGGTTGACGACCTTGAAAGCATAAGAGAGCATTTCTGCACACTTGTGTCGGAGTGCGCCGATATGACGCTTGTGTGCGAGGCGGAAAGCGGAAGAGAGGCAATAGAGCGCGCAAAATCGGCAAAACCCGACATCATCTTAATGGATATTCAGCTTGAGGACGAAACCGCCGGAATACGCGCAACGGAGCGAATTAAAGAGATTATGCCCGACGCTAAAGTGATTATTCTGACGGTGCACAACAACGACAAATTTATGATGGACGCATACCTTGCCGGTGCGTCGGACTACATTTTGAAAAATGACGACGGCGCGAATATTTTGAGCACCATAAGAATGGTTTACAAAAATGACTTTTTTCTCGGCCCTCTGCTTGCGAAAAAGTTAAAAGAAAGTCTTACCCTTGCGCGTAACCGCGAGGAGAGCCTTCTGTTTTTTATAAACAACTATTCGCGTCTTACCGACGCGGAAAAGCGCATTACAAAACATCTTTACGCAGGCAAGAAACGGCGCGAAATCGCAGAGGCGGAGTTTGTGTCGATGGAAACGGTGAAAACGCATATCAGCCATATTCTTAAAAAGTTAGGTTTTCATTCCGCCGCCGAGCTTACGGCGTTTTTGAAGAAAATCAAAATTTTCGACGAATTTGATGTGTGA
- a CDS encoding polysaccharide deacetylase family protein — MKKICLLLTFILLINTFPCVFASDISYKDTDRTVVLSGTADNCTDGDFVTAMLIKSGAERENLKPSDLAYIGQTTANSNGEYSFNFSAGKDLDFDNLEVFVNCNGRDVTGLLQKSYVTEKYGSVTAYSDGANVVYKTDGTNGKQAYIAFFGDDGLLLSANIFDGDGSVAFPKNTDTAKIFVWQNGTLVPYMKMHRIRKGIVRNVKVQFPGFTNKALTFSYDDGPSSDAGIISLFDRYGIKSTFNLIDEKDEYKEIYKNHETASHSFGHIDMRDEKYSTDDCISAITDGKKSVAKMFGKCQGFVWPYTAPVDRADYSTLLNTVKQNYDWARTVKSTGSFDLPGDWYEWNPTCHHDDMFKYANDFVNGDGEDLKLFYIWGHTFEFNENYNNNRYLIEDFAEFISNYNVWKATNSEIYNYVKASEKLVVNGGAVYNPSNVDLYINADGVETVVGAGKTYYGGTGKTEYTAVFPNFCKKALVLSIDDGKPQDEKLAEIFNENGIKATFNVYYKNGNYAKRYAGHEVASHSDGHINMSANASEVKTTAECISAIENGKTLVESMFGTGSCTGFAWPYGVPITRSDYSELLSAVKKNYSYARAVLTSKNFDIPTDWYDFRTTCLITELNGYLGDFLKDSEDLKLLSAWGHSSDLDTSETFGWDEMETFCKTIGARNDVWKATTAEVCEYTTAMKKLNMKNNILYNPSDTDVYVIANGENIKIEAGGFADFN; from the coding sequence ATGAAAAAAATTTGTTTGCTTTTGACATTCATATTACTGATAAATACATTCCCGTGCGTGTTTGCGTCGGATATTTCTTACAAAGACACCGACAGGACGGTTGTTTTGTCGGGCACGGCGGATAACTGCACCGACGGTGATTTTGTCACCGCGATGCTTATAAAATCCGGCGCCGAACGCGAAAATCTAAAACCGTCCGACCTTGCGTACATAGGGCAGACAACCGCAAATTCAAACGGCGAATACAGTTTTAATTTTTCGGCAGGGAAAGATCTCGATTTTGACAATCTGGAGGTTTTCGTAAACTGCAACGGGCGCGACGTTACGGGACTTTTGCAAAAATCGTACGTCACTGAAAAATACGGCAGTGTAACGGCATATTCCGACGGTGCAAACGTCGTTTACAAAACAGACGGCACGAACGGCAAACAGGCATACATTGCGTTTTTCGGCGACGACGGACTTCTTTTGTCGGCAAATATTTTTGACGGTGACGGAAGCGTTGCTTTTCCCAAAAATACCGATACTGCAAAAATTTTCGTCTGGCAAAACGGCACGCTTGTTCCGTATATGAAAATGCACAGAATAAGAAAGGGAATTGTCCGAAACGTAAAGGTTCAGTTCCCCGGATTTACAAACAAGGCGCTTACATTCAGCTACGATGACGGCCCGTCGTCCGACGCGGGAATTATCAGCCTTTTCGACCGATACGGCATAAAATCGACGTTCAATCTTATTGACGAAAAAGACGAATACAAGGAAATTTACAAAAACCACGAAACGGCGAGTCATTCGTTCGGGCACATTGATATGCGCGACGAAAAGTATTCAACCGACGACTGCATTTCGGCTATAACCGACGGCAAAAAATCGGTTGCAAAAATGTTCGGCAAGTGTCAGGGATTTGTCTGGCCCTACACCGCGCCCGTTGACCGCGCCGACTACAGCACGCTTTTAAACACCGTCAAGCAAAACTACGACTGGGCGCGCACGGTGAAATCGACGGGAAGTTTTGACCTCCCCGGCGACTGGTATGAGTGGAACCCGACGTGCCATCACGACGATATGTTTAAATATGCGAACGATTTTGTTAACGGCGACGGCGAAGATTTGAAACTTTTCTACATTTGGGGACACACCTTTGAATTTAACGAAAATTACAACAACAACCGTTATTTAATAGAAGATTTTGCAGAGTTTATTTCAAACTACAACGTTTGGAAAGCGACAAATTCCGAAATTTACAACTACGTTAAGGCGAGCGAAAAGCTCGTTGTCAACGGCGGTGCGGTGTATAATCCGTCAAACGTTGATTTGTATATCAATGCGGACGGAGTTGAAACGGTTGTCGGCGCAGGAAAAACATACTACGGCGGAACAGGCAAAACCGAATACACCGCAGTTTTCCCGAATTTCTGCAAAAAGGCGCTTGTTTTGAGCATTGACGACGGCAAGCCTCAAGATGAAAAGCTTGCGGAAATTTTTAATGAAAACGGCATAAAGGCGACGTTTAACGTCTACTACAAAAACGGAAATTATGCAAAAAGATATGCCGGCCACGAGGTTGCGAGCCATTCGGACGGTCATATAAATATGAGCGCGAACGCGTCGGAGGTTAAGACGACGGCGGAATGCATTTCCGCCATAGAAAACGGCAAAACGCTGGTTGAGAGTATGTTCGGCACGGGTTCGTGCACGGGCTTTGCGTGGCCGTACGGCGTGCCGATTACGCGCAGTGACTACAGCGAGCTTTTGTCGGCGGTGAAGAAAAATTATTCGTACGCACGCGCAGTTTTGACAAGCAAGAATTTTGACATTCCGACCGACTGGTACGATTTCAGGACAACGTGCCTTATTACCGAGCTTAACGGCTATCTTGGCGATTTTTTGAAAGACAGTGAAGATTTAAAACTTTTGTCGGCTTGGGGACATTCGAGCGACCTTGACACAAGCGAAACGTTCGGCTGGGACGAAATGGAAACGTTCTGCAAAACCATAGGCGCGAGAAACGACGTTTGGAAAGCGACAACCGCCGAGGTATGCGAATACACAACGGCAATGAAAAAGCTTAATATGAAAAACAATATTTTATACAATCCGTCGGATACCGACGTTTATGTAATTGCAAACGGTGAAAACATCAAAATTGAGGCAGGCGGTTTTGCCGATTTTAATTAA
- a CDS encoding ABC transporter substrate-binding protein encodes MKKRILAVILAGFTAVSCMSGCKSKETSKTDVTKITMWTANSHSKLEMENLVNEFNRTIGKEKGIEFEYIIKENDLAKQVEIALSTNQAPDFFGGVDLEKGVQNDYIAPIEDLPGGDELIKKYDGRLTEGWHTYNGKTYRLPVSVTTMGLIYNKDMFKSAGIVDEKGEAKAPETIAEMVENAKKLTDAKKREYGIILPLKWSAWFGYDVDRVVMPSVGFSGYNPKDGTFDYSGYKPLLEAIMQIKSDESYYPGAEGIDNDPARARFAEGNIGMKIGYSWDVGVLNDQFPAKCDWGVAPIPTYTADEKYLQPTQPSWSPSISKKSLETKDKEKIMTVFEWFVGDDLARELYKRGVQIPFDYSVIDGIELGSDVKKGWKEFGELLKISTDLSPTIKTDTDGKTTIANNFVNSVWTGKMSIDALIADANKVYNDGAKKYKDLHPDYDTSTVINPDYNVKRQEG; translated from the coding sequence ATGAAAAAAAGAATTTTGGCGGTTATACTTGCAGGATTTACCGCGGTTTCGTGTATGAGCGGCTGCAAAAGCAAGGAAACATCAAAAACGGACGTAACAAAAATCACAATGTGGACGGCAAATTCGCACTCAAAGCTTGAAATGGAAAATTTGGTGAACGAATTTAACCGCACAATCGGCAAGGAAAAAGGCATTGAATTTGAGTATATCATAAAGGAAAACGACCTTGCAAAACAAGTTGAAATCGCGCTTTCCACAAATCAGGCGCCCGACTTTTTCGGCGGTGTTGACCTTGAAAAGGGTGTGCAGAACGACTACATTGCGCCTATCGAGGATTTGCCCGGCGGTGACGAGCTTATTAAAAAATATGACGGCAGACTTACCGAGGGCTGGCATACATACAACGGCAAAACCTACAGACTTCCCGTATCGGTTACAACTATGGGACTTATTTACAACAAAGATATGTTTAAATCGGCAGGCATTGTAGACGAAAAGGGCGAGGCGAAAGCCCCCGAAACCATTGCGGAAATGGTTGAGAATGCAAAAAAACTCACCGACGCGAAAAAGAGAGAATACGGAATTATTCTTCCGCTCAAATGGTCGGCTTGGTTCGGCTACGACGTTGACAGAGTTGTTATGCCGTCGGTCGGTTTTTCGGGCTACAATCCCAAAGACGGCACGTTTGACTATTCGGGCTACAAACCGCTTTTGGAGGCAATTATGCAGATTAAGAGCGACGAAAGCTACTATCCCGGTGCGGAGGGCATTGACAACGACCCTGCACGCGCACGTTTCGCAGAGGGCAATATCGGTATGAAAATCGGCTATTCTTGGGACGTCGGCGTTTTGAACGACCAGTTCCCGGCAAAATGCGACTGGGGTGTTGCGCCCATTCCCACATACACCGCGGACGAAAAATATCTTCAGCCGACACAGCCGAGCTGGTCGCCGAGCATAAGCAAAAAGTCGCTCGAAACAAAGGACAAAGAAAAGATTATGACGGTGTTTGAATGGTTTGTCGGTGACGATTTGGCGCGCGAGCTTTATAAGCGCGGCGTGCAGATTCCGTTTGATTATTCGGTTATAGACGGTATTGAGCTTGGTTCGGACGTTAAAAAAGGCTGGAAGGAATTCGGTGAGCTTTTAAAAATTTCCACTGACCTTTCACCCACAATCAAAACCGACACAGACGGCAAAACCACCATTGCAAACAACTTTGTAAACAGCGTTTGGACGGGCAAAATGAGCATTGATGCGCTTATTGCCGACGCAAACAAGGTTTACAACGACGGTGCGAAAAAATACAAAGATTTGCACCCCGACTATGACACAAGCACGGTGATAAATCCCGATTACAACGTTAAAAGACAGGAAGGTTGA
- a CDS encoding carbohydrate ABC transporter permease, whose product MILKVKNANPAVHNGGFASRKKAKGRMAYLMLSPQIIGFFVFSLYPILWAAQKAFYYYNTIPNDTRFAGLENFKRVITSDPTYWNTWLTTLKFALYKMPVEIILALVIAIFLNRNIKFKGFYRAVYFLPHIVSVAIVGLIFSNLFDYFGFVNAILLKFGIIKQEISWFSETFTSLSVLVTAGIWSTFGINVLYFIAALSNVPEELYEAAELDGAGAMRKFTSVTLPMIAPVFQTILLLSLNGTLQTNEIVLALSNGAPAGSTYTVMSYQVSQFVPGFSTGIVNIGYGCAMSLVTSVIMTAAAVVYSKLSNKMQNMY is encoded by the coding sequence TTGATTTTGAAGGTTAAAAATGCAAATCCTGCCGTACATAACGGCGGTTTCGCGTCGAGAAAAAAAGCGAAGGGGAGAATGGCGTATCTTATGCTTTCGCCCCAGATTATCGGATTTTTCGTGTTTTCGCTTTATCCCATTCTGTGGGCGGCGCAAAAAGCGTTTTATTATTACAACACAATTCCGAACGACACCCGTTTTGCGGGACTTGAGAATTTTAAAAGGGTAATCACCTCCGACCCGACGTATTGGAACACCTGGCTCACAACGCTTAAATTTGCGCTTTACAAAATGCCGGTTGAAATTATTCTTGCGCTGGTTATTGCGATATTTTTAAACCGAAACATCAAATTCAAAGGCTTTTACCGCGCGGTTTACTTTTTACCGCACATTGTCAGCGTTGCCATTGTGGGACTTATTTTTTCAAATTTGTTCGACTATTTCGGCTTTGTGAATGCAATTTTGTTAAAATTCGGAATTATAAAACAGGAGATTTCGTGGTTTTCCGAAACGTTCACTTCGCTTTCGGTGCTGGTGACGGCAGGAATTTGGTCTACCTTCGGAATAAATGTTTTGTATTTTATCGCGGCGCTTTCAAACGTTCCCGAGGAGCTGTATGAGGCGGCGGAACTTGACGGCGCGGGCGCGATGCGCAAATTCACAAGCGTGACGCTCCCTATGATTGCGCCGGTTTTTCAGACGATACTTCTTTTGTCGCTCAACGGAACGCTCCAGACAAATGAAATTGTGCTTGCGCTTTCAAACGGCGCGCCGGCAGGCTCGACCTACACGGTGATGTCGTATCAGGTAAGCCAGTTTGTGCCCGGATTTTCCACCGGTATTGTAAATATCGGCTACGGCTGTGCAATGTCGCTTGTCACCTCGGTGATTATGACTGCGGCGGCGGTTGTATATTCAAAATTGAGCAACAAAATGCAGAATATGTATTAA
- a CDS encoding carbohydrate ABC transporter permease, translating to MSLKLKKTMPNFFIHIFLLIVALIALFPVVYVISSSFKSNSEIMVHPEYIFPVEPTFDNYKTAFSSKDFNIGRMFLNSTYYTVICVAVVIFLASMGGYVFARGEFKGKKVLFTLFSALMFVNIGTITIYPLFDVLNLINLSSSLWGLIVMKFFGINIVQIYLVRGFVNSLPTALDESAEIDGCGFFRTFVYIIFPLLKPIIATIGILAFQGSWNEYLMPTLFTLTRPEQRTLIVGVMALKTSGEAASSWNLMLAGTTVALIPVLFAYAVGNKYFVKGIASGAVKG from the coding sequence GTGAGTTTAAAATTAAAAAAGACGATGCCGAATTTTTTCATACATATTTTTCTTCTTATCGTCGCGCTTATTGCGTTGTTTCCTGTTGTATACGTTATAAGTTCGTCGTTTAAGAGCAATTCCGAAATTATGGTTCACCCGGAATATATTTTCCCCGTCGAGCCGACGTTTGACAACTACAAAACCGCGTTTTCGTCGAAAGATTTCAACATCGGCAGAATGTTTTTAAATTCGACTTATTACACGGTAATATGCGTTGCGGTGGTTATATTTTTGGCGTCGATGGGCGGATACGTTTTCGCGCGCGGTGAATTTAAGGGAAAAAAGGTTTTGTTCACGCTTTTTTCGGCGCTGATGTTTGTAAATATCGGCACAATCACGATTTATCCGCTGTTTGACGTACTTAACCTTATAAATCTTTCGTCGTCGCTGTGGGGACTTATCGTGATGAAATTTTTCGGTATAAACATTGTGCAGATTTATCTTGTGCGCGGATTTGTAAATTCGCTTCCAACCGCGCTCGACGAGTCTGCCGAGATTGACGGCTGCGGATTTTTCAGAACGTTTGTGTATATAATTTTTCCGCTTTTAAAGCCGATAATCGCAACAATCGGCATACTTGCGTTTCAGGGTTCGTGGAACGAATATCTTATGCCGACGCTGTTTACCCTGACTCGCCCCGAGCAGAGGACTCTTATTGTCGGCGTTATGGCGCTCAAAACTTCGGGCGAGGCGGCGTCGTCCTGGAACCTTATGCTTGCAGGCACCACGGTTGCGCTCATACCCGTGCTTTTTGCATACGCTGTGGGCAACAAATATTTTGTCAAGGGCATTGCAAGCGGTGCGGTGAAAGGATAA